CTTTCAACATCTTCGCTAATATCACTAGAAAACAATATGTGGAAACCAGCTTGTATCAAACCTTCACTCATTCCTCCAGCACCACAAAACAAATCTATAGCGTTTGGCAAATAAATCCCCCCTTTTGATTTATTAGATAACTATTAATTTCAAATCCGTAATAGATATTAGTGAGGACCTATAAAAATTTACTACAAAATGTGAAACCCTAGTTATATTATATCTAATTATCGAACAACAATCTATCACATGTTTATATAGCAATAATAATAATAATAATTTTATTATTATTATTATTGCTATTAGGATACACATTACGCTTTTATAGTGAATAGGATTCATTGTTTTTTTCTATTAGATTTTTTTCATTATATGCATTCGAATATTCTAATGTTTCTATATCATACTATTCTGTTCGTTTTCCTTCTCTGTATTTTTGGCGATATACACTTCCAACCACTTCCTCCGTTATTTTAATGGGCTTGTGTTCAACTACTTGAGGCATGATTTGTTGCATATTTTCTACAGAACCATCAAGAAACTTCCAAACCTCTCCAATTGAAGCGTTTAGTTCTATTTCTTTTGTCCATTTTTTCAATGTAACGAGTATAAAAAATATATTGAGGCGTAGCCAGTTAGCTTATCCTTTTTTAGCTTTTACTTTATACTCCCGTTCAACTTTTTATAAACTTTTCCATAAATTTCGATTGCCTTCCAAAAGACGTAAAAAAAGCTTTCCTCGTAAGGAAAGCTTAGTATTTGGGTAAAATAACGGTAAACCTTAGGTCAACTCGCTATTCGAGTCACTACTCACGGTCTGCCCCATCCATGCGGGTTCTCCGATCCTGCTCTTAAAACTCTTTTCTTTTCGATAACCAGTGTATAACTCCTGTTCACCTTTTATGCAGCCATTCTACCAGAATTATATTTCATTCAATGTTTTATATATTAGAATCTCATCTGGATTAATATTAATAAATACCCCAGCAAACGTATCTCAATAACAAATAAATTTGCTGGGATATATTATTGTATTTGAAACTTCTCAAACAAATTAACTTTAAAGAAGTTCGTATACATTTGGTAAATCAAATTTAATCTCGTATGGTGAATAATAACGAATGCTATTAATAGCTAACTTTTTCTCAATATTATTTTTTAAACCAATCAAATTTCCATCGATAAGCTGAATGAAAACATTCCCATTTTCTTCTATTATATGTGAGTAATTCTCACCATGATGCAAATCGTATGCAGCTTTAACAGGTTTTAAATATTGAATTTGTTCTTCTCGCGTATATTTTGTAAGTTCTCCTTTAACTAAATATGTTAAAAGTTCCAGACCAAGTGGACGATTCAAATGTTCATGTTTCATTTGATTCTGGTAATTGCGTAAGCACTTGTAACAAGATGATTCACAAGCATTTATACAATGGCTTAGTACATTAAATGTCTCATTAATAATTTCTTTAATACGCATTCCTGCTACATAGGAATATCCTGCACCACCAGATAAAGTGTCAAATAAGTATAAATCAGCATAACTTTCGCCTTGTTCATTATGAACAATCCTATAACCTACTGTCAATTCCTGAGCATCAATATCTAATACCCTGCTAGCCGCTAATACAAGACCTTCTCCTAACGTTAATAAAGCATCATGTAACCATTGTTTGTTAGCATTGAAGTCTATGTGATCGTCCATATTTAAACGGATTAAAAATAAATCTGATGTAAATTTATTACCCAGATAAATTTGATGTAAGTTACCAGAACATTTATTCTCAATCATCCCTTGACGTTGGAATGGTTTATAGTGCCCTTTAAATAAATCGTCATTTTTAATGACAGGCTTGATAAATCCGCAATCCTCACACATAAAGAAGCCACTTTCTCCATCAATGCCTCTATTCATTACAATAAGTTCTTCATCTTCTCTGTGTTCGTATTTAATAAAACCAAGACTATTTAAAGTTTTAAAATCAAACTTAACTTTTTCATTCGGTACAGGTAACTGTGGAGTACTAGCAAAGCTGTATTCTTGTGTAAAATCACCTTTAGGTACCTCTTTACCCTTTTCAGGTGAAAAGCCGGTAGGACAAATGTAAGGCATTGATTTGAGTTCCTCTTTACAGTTTGGACATTTCTCAGCTGCTTTACTTGCTATTTCTGTATAATTGCATTTCACACATAGGGCCACATGTTCCCCATGTAAATTCAGATCTTGAGCTGGTGCTTCAGGATTTTTAGAAAATGGATTATAAATACCACCTATACGATAAGTCTTCTTGTTTATTACAATTTGTCGCCCTGGTGCATATTCACCTAAAGCACGGTTTAATGCTAGTTGTGGTCTTTGTTCCATAATTACTTTGTTTTTCTTATCACGACCTTGAATATAAAGACTTGTTAAATCTTTAGGGAATGCATAGGTCGGTAAGAAACCATGATTAAATAAAAAGTTTAATAGCAATTCATCTGGATGCTGCTCTGTAAATTGATCATCTTCCTCGATTAATCCTTCATACTCCATTAATTCTTTTTCAATTTCACAGAAAGCATCATCTAAATCTTGCCCTATATTGTCAGAAGCTTCTTTAATAAGTGACCATTTGTCCCCCTCATTTTTTATTGCTTCTTCAGGAATAATAGCAAAAATCTCAGGGTACTTTTTGAATTGTATTTTTACCTGTTTTACTAACCAATCCTCAAAACTATCTAAATTAAATTGAGAAGTTCCTTTAAAGAAGTCCTTAGTAGTACCTAGTGATTCAGAAATATTACTAGTTGCTAGTTCCCCATCTTGTGCATTGTTATGGAAAAAAGTCTGAATAAGTAGAGCGTTTAAATGGCGCTTAATAATCTTTTTATTGTTAATATAAATTAGCGCCTCTCGCGTATCTCCACTAATAATTAACTTCGGATTATTGAAGTAATAGTGATCGTGTGGACCATCTTGTGCATACGTTATAACTGTCGATAATGATGAACCACGACGCCCTGCACGCCCGGCTCTTTGCTGGTAATTTTCACGCTGTGGCGGGATATTTCGCATTCCAACAGCTGTTAAAGAGCCAATGTCAATACCCACTTCCATCGTTGTTGTACAACTTAAAATATCGACAATTCCTAAGCTTTCATCAAGCACAATATCTTGAAAGGCCATCTCATATTGCTCTGTTGTAGCTAACGCTATACTTGGATCCTTTTGAGATAACTGTGCTGTGTGTTCTTCAACTGAAACATTTGTGATTTTTTCGCCCTTTAAAATGTCTGCAATCGTTGTACGCCAATACCCTTTTTCTGCTTTTAATATATCACTATCTGATGGCAGTTCTTCAATTGTATTAGCATTACAACTAGGACAATTATTATGTGGTATAACTGCATGAATTTGTTTACACGAAGTACACTTATACCAAGTGAAATCAATACCGTCTATAATTTTTAATTTATCTAAATCTAAGTAATATTTATCTAACTGACTTCTACAAAGCTGATCAAATAAATGTTGAATAAGTACCTCGGAATGCTCTTCACCAACATAAACTGCTATAATTGCTTTAAGTTGCTTTGAAATAGTATGGCTTGTTCTGCCCCATTCTGAATCATCACGATACACTCCTAGTAATTCACGTCTATCATAAACATCAAGGCTAATATCAACGGCTATATTATCTAGCAATTCCTTAATAAACAGTATAGCGACCTTCTCTAGATCCTCTTTGCTAATCCATTCTTGCACTTGCTCATCACGATATAATCGTCTCATATTCGCCGGTACGACAATTCCGGTAGTTGTATCATAAATTGAATAACCTGGAGAAGAAATGATTTCTAACATGCGTAACTTAAATTCATCTCGAATGGACATGGAAATTTCATCAAATTCTACATCTGATAATTTTCTCTCATAAAAATCTTTGACATAGCTTTTTACATCCTTCATTAAGTCTTTTCGTTGTAACTGTGAAAACAGAAGTAAACGATTTTCATGGATGAAATGAAGAACAGTAGGGTATAATTCGCGACCGATTGTTGCACGTATACCTTGTTTTTCAAGCTCATACGCAGCTTTTAAAATTAATTGACGAACAGAATCCTTTTCTACTTCGTTGGGAATATCCCGTGCAAGACGCGCGGCCTTTTGACGACCATCCGAAAAGATAAGAACTTTACGCCCTTCGTTTATGTTTGTTGCTTTTCCTTCCATTGGTGGTTGTATATTAAATTGTTCTCGAATTAGGTTAGCAAAAGGCTGTTCCCCTTTAATGCGTAAATCTCGTATATTAAACTTTGCACTTTTTAAACAGCAAGGACATTTTTCAAACGAACGCGCATTTGAATGGTATTTGTTATGTTTTCGCTTAGAAACTTTTTCAACAGACTCATACACTTGAATAAACCCTTCCATAGAAGTTGGTGGCTCACCACTAATATAGCCTGTTTCTATATGCAACCATAATGGAGCGATTCTTTTCTTTTCTAAAGCTTGAGGATGTGGTTGCTCAACTAATAAATGAATCTCTATTAGTTTTTCTCCAACAATACCATGTCCACTTTCATTCCAAAGATAAGTTGGATAATTTGAATTTTCTAGAACATACCCTTTAATAAAAGTAGATCCACAGTAGCGATGTGTCACTACTTCATAAACACGGGCACCACAATCGCAAGTTAAGCGATAATCATCATAAATTTTTCCTAGTAGCCCATTTTCATTACAGCTTTTACATTTTGGATTTAAACACGTATAGATACCAGATAACCCACGGAAAAAGATATGTACACGAGCAGGAAGTAATACACGTCCATTCTTATTCGCAGCATTTGCCAATAATAAAAGATTACTAATTGCTTTTTCAGCTAGTTCTTGCTCAATATCTGGACAAACAATCGCTACAATTTCCTTTAATGAAGTTGCTTGTCCACTAATTTGAGCAATCACTTTTTCTAAGGGGCCAAACCCATCTAATTGCTCATATAAATATCGAGGAAAATCCTTTTGTTCAGAAGGTGGTTGTGGCCATTCCATAGATTCAAAAAACACTTTCGTTTCTTGTAGGTTGTCATCATAATTTGTTTTATATTTAATAAAAGATTCGCTATTCATATTAGCTAAAGTTTGTGCTTCTGCTATCGTTACAGTTCGAGCTGGAGGACGTTTCTCTTTCGTTCCTTTGATAAGTTTGAAACGACGTTTTGAAGGTTTTCCAGTTAGTTGTTCTGCAAATTTAATAGGACCATCTACATCGTCTTCTTTTCCTAAACTAGCGGATGTTAGTATGCATTTCATACGATCACGTTCAATTCCTAAACGAGACTGGAGACGACGAATCAGTAACGCTACTTCAGCACCTCCAGTACCACGATACATATGCGCTTCGTCTAGAATTAGTATAAAGTGGTTGTCTTCACTTTCAGCTAACCATTCCTTTGTTTGTTCCCAAATAGAACGTTCAATAGGTCGCATGAGCATATATTCTAGCATCGAATAGTTTGTGACAAGTATATCTGGTGGTGTATCTTGCATTTCGTGACGTGAAAATAGCTCTGCATCTGAAGGAAGTCCACGATAACGATCCCGATTATTTTTTTTAGAGTTCTTAAACGATTGTAAATCCTTAGCAGGCCATTTACCTCTTTCTTTCATTTGTTCTACTTTAGCAGGCATAGTTTCTTCTAGTTTCGTATAGTAATTTAAAATGTCATTTAACTGATAACGATCTTTAGTCGCAGAATGTGCTCCAGCATAAGGTGTTCTAGATGTGTACATCCCAAATTGAACATTTCTGCTTGCAGCATCATTAAAAATTTCTTTCACTCGTTCATCACCAAATAAACGGCGCAAACGAGTCATTTGGTCACTAACTAATGCGTTCATAGGATAAAGAATTAACGCTCGTACAGCTCGTTTTTTGAAATGCTGAGGTCTTTCGCTAGCTTCCTCATATAATGTATTTAATATTGGATGCAAAAAGGATTCGGTTTTCCCGGAACCTGTACCTGTTGAAACAATTAAATCTTTATTATGCTTTAAAAAAGCTTCCATAGCTTGTTGTTGATGCAGATACGGTCGAGGAAACACACCGACAGATGGTTGTAAAGTTGCTAATTTTGTCATTAACTTTTGAGCAGATTCTGGGATATCCATATTTCCAAAAAGGTTTCCAGGCTCATAGACAGGTGTGGATTCAATATAAGGTTCTGTAGAAAGAATACCTGGCTTATACAGTAATTCTGTACGCTTTCTTTGAAGAGATGGTTCACTGATTGGATATTGTGTTTCAATATATTCCACTAATTTTCGATGTAAACGCTCAGTTACATAATTAATTGTGTACTCCATCCTTTAACACTCCTTCTGTAAATTTGCAATATGCTAAAATAGTACGCACATTATTGATTTGATCTTCTGTGGTAAGGTAGCTTTTAGGCCATTTATTTTCATTTGGCGTTGCGATTAGGCGTAATAGTATATTTTCTTCTCTAGGAAGTGAAAAAGGTAGTTTAATCTCAATGTAGCCGTTATTATGTTTAATCATTTGGTATGTCGAGGTTGAATTTTTGAGAAAACGTAGCGCGTATTGGAATCGAACGAACATACCACCAGGTATCTGAGTAACATACCATTCTCCTTTTTTCCATTGTGCGAAATATTTCTCAGGTTTGATTTTGCTTCCAATTACTCGATCAAAGTAAAGAATATAAAATTCGCCTTCCTGCATATTTTTGATAGAAGATTTTTTATATGAACCTTTTTCAGTAAAGTACACCATCTCGTTAGGGTCAATGTCGTGATGATTTGATAGCTTGTTAGTGTATACGTTTATTAACTTTTCAAATGTTGGACGATACATATAATCATCATGCGTAAGAGAAATAGCTAATGATTTAGAAGTCAGCTGCCCGATACCTAGGCTCTTTTGTATAGGAGCCTTTAAAGAACTTATCGCTATATACTGACCGTCATGTAGTTGAACAGTCCTCTCAGGGAACAATGTATAGTAGCTATTACCCACATGAATGATTTCTCCTTGTTGAGAAAGGAATTGAAGAAACTGCATGGGAACAGATCTTTTCTCATCATTAAAAAAAGAGAGAAATATATTAGTTTCTTTATTAAATAATCTTTGGAGAACAGGCATTAATCTGTGAGAATGGACTTTATTTGTTTGAAACTCCTCACAGAGACCAATAATCAATTGCTTCACATAGTAACTGTAATGATTAATGGTTCGTTGCACAGTAATATATTCATTAATCATTAAACATCTACTCCTACTACGTCATTTTGATGGATATTGATAGCATTCTTAAATACTGTATAACACCATTCGAATATTTCATCGTCAGAAATGAATGAACTTAATTGATTTAACCATTCAACCAATTGATAAGGAATTTCTACACCAAGGCCTTTATAATCTTCAATCCATTCTCTAAATTCTCTACGAATAGATATTGAATCTTCTTCCACAACAGATCCTTCAATTTGTTCAAGCATTAATTGTCCAGGTTGAAGCGCTCTAAAGTTACGTCGATTCATAAAACGAGACATATAATCCATAGAGTTAATTAGAGGTGCATAAGGCATTTTCTCTATAAACGCTAGGGCTTCATCTAAGGAATCAATTGTGATAAATGTTAAGTCTGGCATCACCTCATCCACCCATTTATTCTGTTTAAAGTATGCTGGTAAGCTATATAATGCTGCAGTTGTATGTGGATTATGAATAACAAGTGCTTTTACCGCTTCGTTCCTCGTAAATTGGGTGTACTGCTGATTTAATTGATTTAAAGTGAATGTTTCGATTTCAGGAATTACAGTTACCATTTGCTCACAGGCAATTGTTTTAACAATACATTTAGCTAATTCAAAGCTACTGTCACCAAATATAATAATAGGCTCGCGGAGTATAACTGCAGTTAATATAGTTGCAGCTAATGTCCCTTTTTCATCATTACCTTTAAAAATAGAAAGGTTACCATTAAGTAGATTACTAAAATCGCTAACGCTCGATAATGATTTTCCTAAAATAGATTGAAATTGTGCAAAACCAAGTTGTGCACTATTAGGAACCGGAATGGCTGCCATTGGTTGAATTGGAAGATTCGATAGAGCCATTTGTTCCGCATATACACTTGCAAAATTACTTTGTAAGTGTTCTATTTTATTGTGCATAGTTTTTTGAATTTCAGAATACTGGTTTTTTATTGTTTCTAAAGCTTTGGATTCATTTATATAAGCACTTTTTATCTTATCTAATTCTAGCATCCTTGCATTATTCTCTTTTACAAGCTTTGCATTTACTTTTAAAAAGTTATCATATTTATCTTCAAATGATTGCTGGACACGTTGTTCTATAATTGTTTTTGTTACATCTAACTCTAAAACTAATTCAGTAAATAAAGTGATTTCTTCTTCTTTTAACGTATGACCTTGCATAATGTGAATAGCTCTTTGTAAACGTTCTTGTAAGTGTGGACCCTGTGCTTTATCTGAATCGTACCATTCTTTTAATCGAGCAATCATTTTTCGAGATAATTCGGCTAGATCGGTATTATCCTTTAGCTGTTTTAGGGCGTCACTAATTACACGCTGTTCATTTGCCACATCAATCGAACCTATTAAATTTTCTGAGTCTAGTTGGTTCATGCAAAAAAGACGTTCTTGGTTCTTATCAAGAATCGCAGTAATATCAATTTCTTGTTGGTAGTACTGAATAAAATCTTGTTCTTTACAACGATATAAACCATTGATGAATTCCATTTGAAGAGGACCTACTAAATAGTCATCTGCAGTTCTAAAAATAACGTGGTTAGAAACAACAAATGGGATCGATATTCCTTTGCTTAATAGTTCCACTATTTGATGTCTATCTTTTGCAATAGTTTCATCAAGATCAATGACTTCAAAAAATTTAAGATTAAATACTTCTTTTCCTAAGAAATATTTACAAGAGCTAGGTCTAGAGACATCATATGTTTTAAATTCAATAAGCTCATGAAAGCGGAAAACTTCTTTCTGCGGTGGTTGGTAAGATTCTGCAATAAAAATCTTACCTGTATTAGGGAAAATAGAGATTAAATCACTTTCATCTAACTCTTGTAACTTCCCATCATTGTAAATAGCATAAGGTTGCGCACCTACAGCTTCACTTGTATTTCCATCTTTTTGAATGTTTCGTTTATAAATTTTTAGTAAAGCAATCATTGGATATGTTTCATCTCCTTTATTATTTCTACAATTGGTTTAGGAACACGTATACCAAAGCGGCGAATATAGTAAAGAATCTTATCTTTATACACAAAGGCGCTATTCATTACAATTGATTGTAGTAACCGAATCTCTTCTACTAAACAAATAACTTTTGGATACAGATAGTGCTTTTCATATAAGCTGAGAATTCTTTCAAATGCTATCCTATTTGATAATGCTAACGGTTGTTGAACATTGACACTCCATAAAGTAGGAAAATCTATACGAATAGGCGCTTTAAAGGTATTTTTCCCACCATGTTTCATTTTATAATTGATATCCGTTTCAGTGTGTACCAATACAGATAAATCTGTCTCGAATTCTATTTTTTCTACTTGTAATTCACGAATTGTAAATAACGCATCTTTATTATCGATTATTGCTTGCCCTTTGAAGTTACGAGTATGCTCTAATATTGGGGTGTAACGTAATGTTAGAATCTCTGTAACTTCTTGATCAACATATAGCAAATAATCGCCTGAATCTGATATATTCAGTTCCATGATCTGGTTATTTGGTACTCTTAATACTTGACGCCGATTATTCGGATGTACCAAAATTACTCTCTGTTCCATATGCCTCATGCCAATATTGGTTACCAGCCAGAAACTTTTATGACTATTTATTTCTACAATTGTACCTATTTTTTTGAAAGAAACTGGAGGAAGAATATCTAAATGACATGTAGCGGCCAAAAGTGTATAGTATAGAATTCTCGTAAACCATTTCTGTAAATCATCAGAGAACTCTATTGGCATAATCAATTCATAGATATAAAATTGCTCATATCGTATTTGGCTTACCACCTCTAGATCTGAATGAATATATATTAACGGAGTTGCTGATACTACAAAAAAACGACCAGATAATGTAATTTTACGATAAGGTATGCTATTAAATTGACCTTGTATTTCTTTAAAAATAAGAGGACCATCACTAAATGGCTCAAACATGCCACTAATATGAAGTCCCAACATTTTTTCATATCGCTCATTTGTACATTTAAATGTATATCTACCAAGCAAAGGAACGTCTTGCTCACAAGCTGGGCGAGCTGGTAATAAACGAACAGTATTTAACTGGAATTCTGAAATCTGTTCACAATGATATGTATAGTACATATTATGACGTTGCATATTTACATTTAATTGATTAATCAATGGGAACTTTAATTGAAATATGTATTCCTGATCTTGCTTTTTTAATACAAGGCGAACTCTTTGACGTGCTGCAAGCTCTTGATCATACATAGTGTATTCACCAAGACTCTGGGAATACAATTCGCAGGCTGCCTTTACTTCATTGGGAACCCCTTTGCCATGGCGAAAATGAGGGGTATTCTTCGTTCCCGGATAAAAATGAAGAGCCCCATTACATCTAGGGCAAAAATATAATCGTCCTTTAATTGCCTGTAACGCTGTAATTAGCTGATAATCAGCTGTATAGGCTCTGTCCATCTAATCACCTCAGCATATATTCATATTAAGTAGTTATTTATAATCATACTATATTTCCTACTTTTAAAGAATTTAATTAAAAAACTTATCTTTCAAGTATTAACACTATAGAATCAGCAGCTTTAGGTAATATTCTAATAAACATAAGAAATATACATCTTACTAAATAATCCATTTCTCATGAGATAACAAGATGCATTAAGGACGCGAGGGCATGTACTAGGAAAGAAGAAGATTGAACTAGTTGGATCAACCAAAAATATTTATAAGCTAAGCTTTTTCTTCTTTCGGAATTTATTGAACAAAAAAATGGATAGTCCCTTTGATTTTCGTAAGGCTCTATCCACTTCTTCTTATATAAAAACATTTCTTACTTTCCAAGCATGATAATTAACTATTACACTAGGTTTTACCAATCTTCTTCATCTTCATCCCAGTTTTCTTTTGCCTCTTCAAGGCTTTCGATCAAATAATCTAGGAAATTATCAGCTACCTTTCGACCATAGCCTTCTTGATTATCCCACATAATAACTGGGCATTCACCATTCTTCATTTTATTAGTATCGAGGCAATAGGCAAATTCATCAATATCTTCTATAACCACAAGTCCATCTATTAAATCATAATACTTTCGATGACCTTTGGTAGCATCTACTACTGCTGGACCCGTAAAACCATATCCAATTATCTCCACACCAAAAATTCCACCGTAACCATAATTTCTTAAAAACCATTTGTAACTTTCCGGAAGTGAAACCTGTAATTTTTTTCAGTTTCTTTAACTTTGTCTTCACTTACTCCACCAGTAAAATCATCACCTTGACCATATTCCTTTATAAATTCTTGTAACTTAGAATAATTCAACCAAATCACCCTTCTAATCTTAGATATCGTATTGCAAGGCTCTCCACCTCTAATACTTTGAAATCCTTGAGATGATGATATTTATACTGTTTCTTTCATTCCTTTCGGGCAACGTTACAACTCTATATAAGTTATAAAAAATCCTCGACTGACTTTATCAATCGAGGTCCGCATAATTTATCCTTTGAATATTTCTGGAATTTTATCTCGCCATACTAATAGTAATTCTATAAATTGCTTTGTTTCTATCGTATTTTCATGAGGTTCTTCAATTCTAAAAAAGTTCTCAACAATTGTTACATCTTTTTTTATGAGTACACTTGTAGCATTTAATTCAATTTGAAAGTCCTCATATGTCCCGTTTAAAACCTTTTCGATATAATCTATATATTCATCGACTTGTTCTACTGTTGCAATATTTTCAATGAAATCTGAGAAAAGACAAATTTCTTCCGGCAAAATTATTCCTAAATCGCCAAATGGATCTTTCTTAAACTCATATGAATATTTCATACGCTTTGATCCCCTTTAGATTTTTTTTATATAATGGATATGCCGGTGCTATTGATTCATCTATATTCAAGTACAATTCTACTTTAATACAAAGCATAAAATCATTATTCCATGATGTGCGTTTAACCATGAGCTTTTTCACTAGCTTATGTTGCATTACTAACACAAGCTCTTAACAGATGCTTTTACAATGATAGTTATTAAACTTCGTCAGACAAAGCATCATTGTAATCCTGTAAATCTTCCATAATTTCTTTGAATCGGTCAATATTATTAATAAATTCATCATAAGAAATTTCTTGATATTCGAAAATCCCTTCTTCATATTCATCACTTTCAAATATTTTTACTTCTGTACCTAACTTCAACAAATTATCAACCAATCCTTTTAAATTCTCCATATCATCAATATCATTCGCGTCCGTTTCGGCAAAAAAATCTTTGTTTGCAATTTTATTTTTTATGTCTGTAATTCCTAAACCAGTATACTTTCTTAAGGGTACTAAACATTTATTAAATGGACCATTAGTGCTTATTTTAATTGCCATTTTACTCATCTGTTATTCTCCTTTCCATTAAAATTCTAATTTGCCATACCTTCAATCGTTTCTCCAGAATCTGTGACAAAATCCCAAACTCCCGTCACAAAGTCTTTACCTATATGAGCAGTTTTGTTCTTTTTTTGGTAGGATATAGAATTATAGAAATCTAAATAAACAAAAAATGGATAGTTCCTTTGATTTTCGAAAGGCTCTATCCACTTCTTCTTATATAACTCACCAATCTTCATCCCTATCTTCTTTTGCTAATTCAAGGCGTTCAATAAAATAGTCTAAAAAATTATCAGCAAGCTTTCGACCATAGCCTTCTTGATTATCCCACGTAATAACTGGGCATTCTCCATTTTTCATTTTATTAGTATCGAGACAATAAGCAAATTCATCAATATCTTCTATAACCACAAGTCCATCGATTAAACCATAATACTTTTGATGATCTTTGGTAGCAGCTGCTACTAATGCACCTACTAAGTCATAACCAATTATATCAATACCAAAACTTCCTCCTGAACCATAGTTTTTTAAGAACCATTTGTAACTTTCCGGTAATGAGACTTGTAATTTATTTTCAGTTTCTTCAACTTTGTCTTCACTTACTCCTCCCGTAAAATCATCATCTTTGCCATAGTTCTTAATAAATTCCTTTAAAGCTGAATATTTCACCAAAGTCACCTACCAATCTTGAATTTCGTATTGCACGGAAATTTTTTATTGTTCCCATCGGTGAACTGAAGATATCTTCGATTTTC
The DNA window shown above is from Peribacillus sp. FSL P2-0133 and carries:
- a CDS encoding SMI1/KNR4 family protein; its protein translation is MKYSALKEFIKNYGKDDDFTGGVSEDKVEETENKLQVSLPESYKWFLKNYGSGGSFGIDIIGYDLVGALVAAATKDHQKYYGLIDGLVVIEDIDEFAYCLDTNKMKNGECPVITWDNQEGYGRKLADNFLDYFIERLELAKEDRDEDW
- a CDS encoding tRNA-Val4, with protein sequence MKYSYEFKKDPFGDLGIILPEEICLFSDFIENIATVEQVDEYIDYIEKVLNGTYEDFQIELNATSVLIKKDVTIVENFFRIEEPHENTIETKQFIELLLVWRDKIPEIFKG
- a CDS encoding DEAD/DEAH box helicase translates to MEYTINYVTERLHRKLVEYIETQYPISEPSLQRKRTELLYKPGILSTEPYIESTPVYEPGNLFGNMDIPESAQKLMTKLATLQPSVGVFPRPYLHQQQAMEAFLKHNKDLIVSTGTGSGKTESFLHPILNTLYEEASERPQHFKKRAVRALILYPMNALVSDQMTRLRRLFGDERVKEIFNDAASRNVQFGMYTSRTPYAGAHSATKDRYQLNDILNYYTKLEETMPAKVEQMKERGKWPAKDLQSFKNSKKNNRDRYRGLPSDAELFSRHEMQDTPPDILVTNYSMLEYMLMRPIERSIWEQTKEWLAESEDNHFILILDEAHMYRGTGGAEVALLIRRLQSRLGIERDRMKCILTSASLGKEDDVDGPIKFAEQLTGKPSKRRFKLIKGTKEKRPPARTVTIAEAQTLANMNSESFIKYKTNYDDNLQETKVFFESMEWPQPPSEQKDFPRYLYEQLDGFGPLEKVIAQISGQATSLKEIVAIVCPDIEQELAEKAISNLLLLANAANKNGRVLLPARVHIFFRGLSGIYTCLNPKCKSCNENGLLGKIYDDYRLTCDCGARVYEVVTHRYCGSTFIKGYVLENSNYPTYLWNESGHGIVGEKLIEIHLLVEQPHPQALEKKRIAPLWLHIETGYISGEPPTSMEGFIQVYESVEKVSKRKHNKYHSNARSFEKCPCCLKSAKFNIRDLRIKGEQPFANLIREQFNIQPPMEGKATNINEGRKVLIFSDGRQKAARLARDIPNEVEKDSVRQLILKAAYELEKQGIRATIGRELYPTVLHFIHENRLLLFSQLQRKDLMKDVKSYVKDFYERKLSDVEFDEISMSIRDEFKLRMLEIISSPGYSIYDTTTGIVVPANMRRLYRDEQVQEWISKEDLEKVAILFIKELLDNIAVDISLDVYDRRELLGVYRDDSEWGRTSHTISKQLKAIIAVYVGEEHSEVLIQHLFDQLCRSQLDKYYLDLDKLKIIDGIDFTWYKCTSCKQIHAVIPHNNCPSCNANTIEELPSDSDILKAEKGYWRTTIADILKGEKITNVSVEEHTAQLSQKDPSIALATTEQYEMAFQDIVLDESLGIVDILSCTTTMEVGIDIGSLTAVGMRNIPPQRENYQQRAGRAGRRGSSLSTVITYAQDGPHDHYYFNNPKLIISGDTREALIYINNKKIIKRHLNALLIQTFFHNNAQDGELATSNISESLGTTKDFFKGTSQFNLDSFEDWLVKQVKIQFKKYPEIFAIIPEEAIKNEGDKWSLIKEASDNIGQDLDDAFCEIEKELMEYEGLIEEDDQFTEQHPDELLLNFLFNHGFLPTYAFPKDLTSLYIQGRDKKNKVIMEQRPQLALNRALGEYAPGRQIVINKKTYRIGGIYNPFSKNPEAPAQDLNLHGEHVALCVKCNYTEIASKAAEKCPNCKEELKSMPYICPTGFSPEKGKEVPKGDFTQEYSFASTPQLPVPNEKVKFDFKTLNSLGFIKYEHREDEELIVMNRGIDGESGFFMCEDCGFIKPVIKNDDLFKGHYKPFQRQGMIENKCSGNLHQIYLGNKFTSDLFLIRLNMDDHIDFNANKQWLHDALLTLGEGLVLAASRVLDIDAQELTVGYRIVHNEQGESYADLYLFDTLSGGAGYSYVAGMRIKEIINETFNVLSHCINACESSCYKCLRNYQNQMKHEHLNRPLGLELLTYLVKGELTKYTREEQIQYLKPVKAAYDLHHGENYSHIIEENGNVFIQLIDGNLIGLKNNIEKKLAINSIRYYSPYEIKFDLPNVYELL